In a genomic window of bacterium:
- a CDS encoding competence/damage-inducible protein A, with translation MNAEIISIGSELLKGIVVNTNSSFLADKLTSMGHNVGWITTIADKNSEIEESLSNACKRADIVIVTGGLGPTADDVTKKVAADFFKSPIVFYPEIFDKIKKWMAQRNLKFHETSREQAMLPKDAELIENELGTARGMVFKKEGTLFFFFPGVPHEMKKMFEEGAVPVINREFGIPEASLAIIRTLGIAESHIAEKIEGFEDAFPEISLGFLPNPTGVRLYIYASGKDSAKRIHDAEDFIKERLKEKIYAFSDRTIEDVVAELLKNKKMTISIAESCTGGLVSHKLTNIPGSSAYLLMGVVVYSNQAKMSMLGVNENTLKTRGAVSKETALEMARNVRQKAGSDIGISTTGIAGPSGGTPEKPVGLVYTAISTEDFEECEEHFFGEDRLVNKERSCSAVLDMVRRYLE, from the coding sequence ATGAATGCTGAAATAATCTCCATAGGAAGTGAACTTTTAAAGGGCATTGTTGTAAATACAAACAGCTCTTTTCTTGCTGACAAACTTACAAGTATGGGGCATAATGTAGGCTGGATAACAACTATTGCTGACAAAAACAGTGAAATAGAAGAATCACTGTCCAATGCCTGCAAAAGAGCTGATATAGTAATTGTCACAGGAGGGCTCGGCCCTACTGCAGACGATGTGACAAAAAAAGTTGCTGCTGATTTTTTCAAATCCCCTATTGTTTTTTATCCTGAAATATTTGATAAAATAAAAAAATGGATGGCACAGAGAAATCTGAAGTTTCATGAAACAAGCAGAGAGCAGGCTATGCTTCCCAAAGATGCTGAACTTATTGAGAATGAACTCGGCACTGCAAGAGGCATGGTTTTTAAAAAGGAGGGAACTCTCTTTTTTTTCTTCCCTGGTGTACCGCATGAAATGAAAAAGATGTTTGAAGAAGGCGCAGTGCCTGTTATTAACAGAGAGTTTGGAATCCCCGAAGCATCTTTGGCAATTATACGCACTCTGGGAATTGCCGAGTCGCATATTGCAGAAAAAATAGAAGGATTTGAAGATGCCTTTCCTGAGATTTCACTTGGATTTCTTCCGAATCCTACCGGAGTGAGGCTTTACATTTATGCATCAGGCAAAGATTCTGCCAAAAGAATACATGATGCTGAAGATTTTATAAAAGAACGCCTTAAGGAAAAGATATATGCTTTTTCCGATCGTACTATAGAAGACGTTGTTGCGGAGCTTTTAAAGAATAAAAAAATGACAATCAGCATTGCAGAATCATGCACAGGCGGGCTGGTATCCCATAAATTAACAAATATACCAGGGAGTTCAGCCTATCTTCTCATGGGTGTTGTAGTTTACAGCAATCAGGCAAAGATGTCAATGCTGGGAGTAAATGAAAATACGCTGAAAACCCGCGGTGCTGTTTCAAAAGAGACTGCTCTTGAGATGGCAAGAAACGTCAGGCAAAAAGCGGGGTCTGACATAGGCATTTCTACAACAGGTATTGCAGGGCCGTCAGGCGGAACTCCTGAAAAGCCTGTGGGGCTTGTTTATACTGCAATATCCACTGAAGATTTTGAGGAGTGTGAAGAGCATTTTTTCGGGGAAGACCGGCTTGTTAATAAAGAACGTTCATGTTCTGCTGTGCTTGATATGGTGAGGAGATATCTGGAATAG
- the recR gene encoding recombination protein RecR, producing the protein MEYASKVLGKLVEAFSRFPGIGEKSAQRMAFYLLKQGREESERLAKAILDLNENVGQCSICFNLTEEDPCSICSDTRRDRSIICVVEEPKDILAIERSGTYRGLFHVLGGVLSPLDGIGEDQLHISELLSRVDGEVEEIILATNPTMEGEMTAAHIAKKLEKSGVKVTRIARGIPFGGSLEFNDAVTVAKALEGRVNLEQSKNK; encoded by the coding sequence CAGCCGTTTTCCCGGAATAGGTGAAAAATCTGCACAGAGGATGGCATTCTATCTTTTAAAGCAGGGCAGGGAAGAGAGTGAGAGGCTTGCAAAAGCTATTCTGGATTTAAATGAAAATGTAGGCCAGTGCTCAATCTGTTTTAATCTTACAGAGGAAGATCCATGCTCAATATGCAGCGATACAAGACGGGACAGAAGCATCATTTGTGTTGTTGAGGAGCCCAAAGACATTCTTGCAATCGAGCGGTCCGGTACTTACAGAGGGCTGTTCCATGTTCTGGGAGGCGTACTCTCGCCTCTTGACGGGATCGGAGAGGATCAGCTTCACATCAGTGAATTACTTTCCAGAGTTGATGGAGAAGTAGAAGAGATTATACTTGCTACAAATCCTACAATGGAAGGAGAAATGACTGCTGCTCATATTGCAAAAAAACTTGAGAAAAGCGGTGTGAAGGTGACAAGGATCGCAAGAGGCATACCTTTTGGCGGATCTTTGGAATTTAATGATGCTGTTACAGTTGCGAAAGCTCTGGAAGGCCGTGTGAATTTGGAACAATCAAAAAACAAATAA
- a CDS encoding phosphatidylglycerophosphatase A, with amino-acid sequence MKKISHLVATTFLTGHSPVAPGTMGSLVGALLYLFCPGLRGTVLFPLTVIIFFTGVWAATITEKKYGHDASLINIDELVGIWVTYLFIPDVNIYFIVICGFVLFRIFDIVKPPPVDQSQNLRQGWGVMMDDVLAGVYANIVLRLLILFIFR; translated from the coding sequence GTGAAAAAAATTTCACATCTTGTTGCCACAACATTTTTAACAGGGCACAGCCCTGTTGCACCAGGTACAATGGGTTCTTTAGTCGGGGCACTTTTATATCTTTTTTGTCCTGGGTTAAGGGGGACTGTCCTTTTTCCCCTGACTGTTATTATATTTTTTACAGGAGTGTGGGCTGCAACAATTACAGAGAAAAAATACGGCCATGATGCTTCGCTTATCAATATTGACGAATTAGTCGGAATTTGGGTAACTTATCTTTTCATTCCAGATGTAAATATCTATTTTATAGTCATTTGCGGATTTGTCTTATTTAGGATTTTTGATATTGTCAAGCCTCCTCCGGTGGATCAAAGTCAGAATTTACGCCAAGGCTGGGGAGTTATGATGGACGATGTTCTTGCGGGAGTATATGCAAATATTGTTCTGAGGCTATTAATACTGTTTATTTTCCGATAA
- the pgsA gene encoding CDP-diacylglycerol--glycerol-3-phosphate 3-phosphatidyltransferase — protein MSLPNQLTVLRIILTPVFVFLLFCDTTYMHWLSFAVFAIASLTDWYDGYIARKFGVVTKWGKFLDPLADKILVSAGFISFCVIGYFAWWMVIVIIIRDVIITILRSYAIYRGESIAASAFAKVKTFSQIVLLYFVFLYYLFTEGGIIKEYEWIFNRHSAVHFINIVMFFITVITLASAIQYIFDNRSCITDMKRDVLKIFLPSKT, from the coding sequence ATGAGTCTGCCAAACCAATTAACTGTTTTAAGAATAATATTAACTCCGGTGTTTGTATTTTTGCTTTTTTGCGATACAACTTATATGCACTGGCTTTCATTCGCAGTATTTGCAATTGCATCACTTACTGACTGGTATGACGGATACATTGCGCGCAAGTTTGGTGTGGTGACAAAATGGGGCAAGTTTCTGGATCCCCTTGCTGATAAGATTTTAGTATCTGCAGGATTCATATCCTTTTGCGTTATTGGATATTTTGCATGGTGGATGGTGATTGTAATTATAATCCGTGATGTTATTATCACAATTTTGCGGTCCTATGCAATCTACAGGGGGGAATCGATTGCTGCGAGTGCTTTTGCCAAAGTGAAAACTTTTTCTCAGATTGTACTCCTCTATTTTGTTTTCCTTTACTACCTTTTTACCGAGGGCGGAATTATAAAAGAATATGAATGGATTTTCAATAGACATTCCGCAGTACATTTCATTAATATTGTAATGTTTTTTATTACAGTGATTACATTAGCTTCTGCTATTCAATACATTTTTGATAACAGATCCTGTATAACAGATATGAAAAGAGATGTCCTGAAAATATTTTTACCGTCAAAAACTTGA